A stretch of Thermococcus bergensis DNA encodes these proteins:
- a CDS encoding toprim domain-containing protein has protein sequence MTIVDVRILVEGASDVEVVSKALQGLALGSEYNITISAIIPTTNLEIAKSAVAGADLLIIATDADRVGRELAERMFKELGELVGHVERMKIPMGHDLEHIDVELVRKELKNTLVRAGLKSLQILPEYMALRNQLLDLKGKYEMLLQENENLKNEYQELENKYKELMEEYGRLVEENNQLRESLKKRANVFKISEMWKKLFGEAEPPEEEYIARAVEKLNLGGKVIVGQGYIYSDDEDLVIELLRIVNLSLSIAEKEESRREEPEVKEEEETAEKLEGSMAEFEDF, from the coding sequence GTGATGTGGAGGTTGTAAGTAAAGCCCTTCAAGGCTTAGCCCTTGGCAGCGAGTACAACATAACAATCTCTGCAATAATTCCAACAACAAATCTGGAAATAGCAAAAAGTGCCGTGGCAGGAGCAGATTTGCTAATAATAGCCACCGATGCAGATAGGGTTGGACGGGAACTGGCAGAGAGAATGTTCAAGGAACTCGGCGAACTCGTTGGGCACGTAGAAAGAATGAAAATACCTATGGGGCACGACCTAGAGCACATAGATGTCGAACTTGTCAGAAAAGAACTCAAGAATACCCTCGTAAGAGCTGGCTTGAAGAGCCTCCAGATTTTGCCGGAATATATGGCATTGAGGAACCAGCTACTTGACCTAAAAGGAAAATACGAAATGCTTTTGCAAGAAAACGAGAATCTCAAAAATGAATACCAGGAACTCGAAAACAAGTACAAAGAACTAATGGAGGAATACGGCAGGCTGGTTGAGGAAAACAACCAGCTGAGAGAATCCCTAAAGAAAAGGGCCAACGTCTTCAAGATAAGTGAAATGTGGAAGAAACTCTTCGGAGAGGCAGAGCCCCCAGAGGAAGAATACATAGCAAGAGCAGTTGAGAAGCTCAACCTCGGCGGAAAAGTCATCGTCGGGCAGGGATACATATATTCGGATGATGAAGACTTAGTAATAGAGCTGCTTAGAATAGTCAACTTAAGCCTCAGCATAGCAGAAAAGGAAGAAAGCAGGAGAGAAGAGCCGGAAGTCAAAGAAGAGGAAGAAACTGCAGAGAAGTTAGAAGGATCCATGGCTGAGTTTGAGGACTTCTAA